The following coding sequences are from one Nicotiana tabacum cultivar K326 chromosome 1, ASM71507v2, whole genome shotgun sequence window:
- the LOC107806536 gene encoding uncharacterized protein LOC107806536 isoform X1, whose protein sequence is MLNFCFFCYIKGLEFSIGAKMLQTQRSQATVLVSKLLKIPPLKALTLFKSSTELGFQQTHQSFAIILDQLLSCNALSRAQSLILQLVSGKITSPHFTVSSLLHHLTHSQFLNSTHLYEIIINAHVQSQLVDKALIFFNQMIDKRLVPTSNTFNTILSCLIKNRSFEKGWSIFEESIGKEFLDMHSFGIVIKGCCENGDLNGAFEALAKLKDLGWHPNVVIYTTMIDGCFKHGNAGRAKELFSIMSAEGIVPNQYTYSVLLSGFFRQGLKTDGFELYEKMKLEGVFPDIYTYNSLINVYCSDGKVNKAFGLFDEMHRNGVVCNIVTYNTLIRGLCQEKRVSEAEKLLERLKQAGLHPNLITYNTLIDGYCRAGKLEKGLALFNQIKSCGLTPTSITYNTLIAGFSRAGNPSRVVDFVREMEERGIFPSKVTYTILIDAFARSKDMEKALEVFSRMHKAGLSVDLCTFGALIHGWCSQGNMKEALKLFRSMAEHHLEPNDVIYNMIIFGYCKEGSSYKALRLLKEMVENGMVPNGASYCLTIEVLCNDGKWKEAKVLANGMIKFGLRPSVSSCDLIQKAIDMTT, encoded by the coding sequence ATGCTTAATTTCTGCTTTTTTTGCTACATTAAAGGGTTGGAATTTTCAATAGGAGCAAAAATGTTACAAACCCAACGCTCTCAAGCAACTGTTCTTGTCTCCAAACTGCTGAAAATCCCACCACTCAAAGCTCTCACACTCTTCAAATCCTCAACAGAACTAGGCTTCCAACAAACTCACCAATCCTTTGCCATTATCCTAGACCAGCTTCTCTCATGCAACGCGCTCTCACGCGCTCAATCTCTCATCTTACAGTTAGTTTCTGGTAAAATCACTTCACCCCATTTCACTGTTTCTTCCTTGCTTCACCATTTGACACATTCCCAGTTCTTGAATTCTACTCATTTATATGAAATAATCATTAATGCCCATGTTCAATCTCAATTAgtagataaagctttgatctttttTAATCAAATGATTGATAAAAGACTTGTACCTACAtcaaatacttttaatactatacTTTCTTGTCTTATAAAAAATAGATCTTTTGAAAAGGGTTGGTCTATTTTTGAAGAATCAATTGGAAAGGAGTTCTTGGATATGCATAGTTTTGGGATAGTGATAAAGGGTTGCTGTGAAAATGGTGACTTGAATGGTGCCTTTGAGGCCTTAGCCAAATTGAAAGACTTGGGTTGGCACCCGAATGTTGTAATATATACAACTATGATTGATGGATGTTTTAAGCACGGTAATGCTGGACGAGCAAAGGAGTTGTTTAGTATAATGTCAGCTGAGGGTATCGTTCCTAATCAGTACACTTATTCTGTTTTGCTTAGTGGTTTCTTTAGGCAAGGACTTAAAACCGATGGCTTTGAGCTTTATGAGAAGATGAAGCTTGAGGGAGTATTTCCTGATATATATACTTATAACTCTCTTATTAATGTGTATTGCAGCGATGGAAAAGTTAACAAAGCATTTGGATTATTTGATGAAATGCATCGTAATGGTGTAGTGTgcaatattgtaacttacaacaCTTTGATTAGAGGGTTATGTCAAGAGAAGAGGGTATCAGAAGCTGAGAAATTATTGGAACGATTAAAGCAGGCTGGTTTGCACCCTAATTTGATCACATACAACACTCTAATAGATGGGTATTGCCGCGCTGGAAAGCTTGAGAAAGGATTAGCTTTGTTCAATCAGATAAAGTCCTGTGGATTAACACCTACTTCAATCACATATAATACTTTAATTGCGGGTTTCTCTAGAGCTGGAAATCCATCAAGGGTTGTTGACTTTGTTCGTGAGATGGAGGAAAGAGGCATATTTCCTTCAAAAGTCACATACACAATTCTAATTGATGCATTTGCTCGATCGAAAGACATGGAAAAAGCACTCGAGGTATTCTCGCGTATGCATAAAGCTGGTTTGAGTGTAGACCTTTGTACATTTGGTGCCTTGATACATGGATGGTGTAGTCAAGGGAATATGAAGGAAGCATTGAAGTTGTTCCGATCAATGGCTGAACATCATCTGGAGCCTAATGATGTAATATACAATATGATAATATTTGGATACTGTAAAGAGGGCAGTTCCTATAAAGCGTTGAGGCTGCTTAaagaaatggttgagaatggaaTGGTTCCAAATGGAGCAAGCTATTGCTTGACAATTGAAGTTCTTTGTAATGATGGGAAGTGGAAAGAGGCCAAAGTTCTTGCCAATGGCATGATTAAATTTGGTCTAAGGCCCTCGGTATCATCATGTGATCTGATTCAAAAGGCAATTGACATGACAACTTAA
- the LOC107806536 gene encoding uncharacterized protein LOC107806536 isoform X2 — MLQTQRSQATVLVSKLLKIPPLKALTLFKSSTELGFQQTHQSFAIILDQLLSCNALSRAQSLILQLVSGKITSPHFTVSSLLHHLTHSQFLNSTHLYEIIINAHVQSQLVDKALIFFNQMIDKRLVPTSNTFNTILSCLIKNRSFEKGWSIFEESIGKEFLDMHSFGIVIKGCCENGDLNGAFEALAKLKDLGWHPNVVIYTTMIDGCFKHGNAGRAKELFSIMSAEGIVPNQYTYSVLLSGFFRQGLKTDGFELYEKMKLEGVFPDIYTYNSLINVYCSDGKVNKAFGLFDEMHRNGVVCNIVTYNTLIRGLCQEKRVSEAEKLLERLKQAGLHPNLITYNTLIDGYCRAGKLEKGLALFNQIKSCGLTPTSITYNTLIAGFSRAGNPSRVVDFVREMEERGIFPSKVTYTILIDAFARSKDMEKALEVFSRMHKAGLSVDLCTFGALIHGWCSQGNMKEALKLFRSMAEHHLEPNDVIYNMIIFGYCKEGSSYKALRLLKEMVENGMVPNGASYCLTIEVLCNDGKWKEAKVLANGMIKFGLRPSVSSCDLIQKAIDMTT, encoded by the coding sequence ATGTTACAAACCCAACGCTCTCAAGCAACTGTTCTTGTCTCCAAACTGCTGAAAATCCCACCACTCAAAGCTCTCACACTCTTCAAATCCTCAACAGAACTAGGCTTCCAACAAACTCACCAATCCTTTGCCATTATCCTAGACCAGCTTCTCTCATGCAACGCGCTCTCACGCGCTCAATCTCTCATCTTACAGTTAGTTTCTGGTAAAATCACTTCACCCCATTTCACTGTTTCTTCCTTGCTTCACCATTTGACACATTCCCAGTTCTTGAATTCTACTCATTTATATGAAATAATCATTAATGCCCATGTTCAATCTCAATTAgtagataaagctttgatctttttTAATCAAATGATTGATAAAAGACTTGTACCTACAtcaaatacttttaatactatacTTTCTTGTCTTATAAAAAATAGATCTTTTGAAAAGGGTTGGTCTATTTTTGAAGAATCAATTGGAAAGGAGTTCTTGGATATGCATAGTTTTGGGATAGTGATAAAGGGTTGCTGTGAAAATGGTGACTTGAATGGTGCCTTTGAGGCCTTAGCCAAATTGAAAGACTTGGGTTGGCACCCGAATGTTGTAATATATACAACTATGATTGATGGATGTTTTAAGCACGGTAATGCTGGACGAGCAAAGGAGTTGTTTAGTATAATGTCAGCTGAGGGTATCGTTCCTAATCAGTACACTTATTCTGTTTTGCTTAGTGGTTTCTTTAGGCAAGGACTTAAAACCGATGGCTTTGAGCTTTATGAGAAGATGAAGCTTGAGGGAGTATTTCCTGATATATATACTTATAACTCTCTTATTAATGTGTATTGCAGCGATGGAAAAGTTAACAAAGCATTTGGATTATTTGATGAAATGCATCGTAATGGTGTAGTGTgcaatattgtaacttacaacaCTTTGATTAGAGGGTTATGTCAAGAGAAGAGGGTATCAGAAGCTGAGAAATTATTGGAACGATTAAAGCAGGCTGGTTTGCACCCTAATTTGATCACATACAACACTCTAATAGATGGGTATTGCCGCGCTGGAAAGCTTGAGAAAGGATTAGCTTTGTTCAATCAGATAAAGTCCTGTGGATTAACACCTACTTCAATCACATATAATACTTTAATTGCGGGTTTCTCTAGAGCTGGAAATCCATCAAGGGTTGTTGACTTTGTTCGTGAGATGGAGGAAAGAGGCATATTTCCTTCAAAAGTCACATACACAATTCTAATTGATGCATTTGCTCGATCGAAAGACATGGAAAAAGCACTCGAGGTATTCTCGCGTATGCATAAAGCTGGTTTGAGTGTAGACCTTTGTACATTTGGTGCCTTGATACATGGATGGTGTAGTCAAGGGAATATGAAGGAAGCATTGAAGTTGTTCCGATCAATGGCTGAACATCATCTGGAGCCTAATGATGTAATATACAATATGATAATATTTGGATACTGTAAAGAGGGCAGTTCCTATAAAGCGTTGAGGCTGCTTAaagaaatggttgagaatggaaTGGTTCCAAATGGAGCAAGCTATTGCTTGACAATTGAAGTTCTTTGTAATGATGGGAAGTGGAAAGAGGCCAAAGTTCTTGCCAATGGCATGATTAAATTTGGTCTAAGGCCCTCGGTATCATCATGTGATCTGATTCAAAAGGCAATTGACATGACAACTTAA